The Leptospira bouyouniensis genomic interval CATGGAAATCACCAGAAGGGAAAAAGATAAAATCGTAGTACTCGATATTAACGGGGAAATCGACCTTTATAACGCGCCTGAGATCAAGGATGTAATCGCCAAATTGATCGAAGAACAAAAGTATTGCATCGTCATCAATCTCGAGAAGGTATCTTACATCGACTCTTCCGGAATTGGAGCTTTAATTTCAAGTTTGTCCAACCTGAAAAAATACCAAGGTGGATTAAAAATCATCAACGTAGCAGGGTCTGTTCGTAAGGTATTTGAACTCACTAAGTTGACTTCATTTTTTGAAATTTTCGATAGCGAAGACGAAGCAGTCACTGCTTTCAAATAGAAGAGGAAGCGTATTTTGCGCTTCTCTCTTTTTAATACCCCCCTACCAAACATTAAGGAGTTTGTTATGTTAAAAAAGAAAAA includes:
- a CDS encoding STAS domain-containing protein, which produces MEITRREKDKIVVLDINGEIDLYNAPEIKDVIAKLIEEQKYCIVINLEKVSYIDSSGIGALISSLSNLKKYQGGLKIINVAGSVRKVFELTKLTSFFEIFDSEDEAVTAFK